From Hermetia illucens chromosome 6, iHerIll2.2.curated.20191125, whole genome shotgun sequence, one genomic window encodes:
- the LOC119659624 gene encoding uncharacterized protein LOC119659624 — protein sequence MEHALSKLLLLFGLVDYAFGHGMMIEPVGRQSRWRVDDTAPVNTNDNELFCGGITNTWQVHNGKCGICGDDFGLPTPRPHEFGGEYGSGDIVRVYKAGTDIPITANLTANHRGYFTFDICNMDYSDETEECFIKLKIEDGSDRFYLPSPESGTYHTAVFIPRYIVCDHCVLRWQYTAGNMWGPCGDGTSALGCGPQEIFRSCADIRIEDAGHRYFGFL from the exons ATGGAGCACGCCCTCAGTAAACTACTATTGTTATTTGGGCTTGTCGATTATGCATTCGGTCACGGCATGATGATAGAGCCAGTGGGGCGACAATCTCGTTGGCGGGTAGATGACACGGCTCCTGtgaacacaaatgataacgaattgTTCTGTGGTGGAATCACT AACACTTGGCAAGTACATAATGGTAAATGTGGAATTTGCGGAGATGACTTCGGTCTACCTACGCCAAGGCCTCATGAATTCGGAGGCGAATATGGAAGCGGAGACATTGTTAGAGTTTACAAAGCGGGCACAGATATTCCAATAACAGCGAACCTAACCGCCAATCACAGAGGGTACTTTACCTTCGATATATGCAATATGGACTACAGCGACGAAACCGAGGAGTGtttcataaaattgaaaatcgaaGACGGTAGCGATAGGTTTTATCTACCATCACCTGAGTCAGGAACCTACCATACCGCCGTCTTTATTCCACGATACATAGTATGCGACCATTGCGTACTTCGGTGGCAATATACTGCAG GTAACATGTGGGGACCATGTGGCGATGGAACAAGCGCTCTGGGTTGCGGACCTCAAGAAATATTCAGATCCTGCGCAGACATTCGAATTGAAGATGCAGGGCACAGATACTTTGGATTTCTGTAA